In the genome of Candidatus Kinetoplastibacterium desouzaii TCC079E, the window GATTTCTTGGCTCAGGTAAAACCACCTTACTAAATAAAATTCTAAAAGAACAACATGGTAATAAATTAGCTGTTATAGAAAATGAATTTGGATCAGAAAATATAGATACTGAAATCCTAGTTCATGATACTAATGAAGAAATTGTAGAGTTATCTAATGGTTGTGTTTGTTGCACAATACGTGGAGATTTAATAAAAACACTATCAGATCTATATGAAAAATTATCAAAAAAACAATTAGACTTTGAGCGAATAATAATTGAAACTACGGGACTTGCTGACCCAGGACCATTATGTCAAACATTTTTTATAAATGATTATATTGCAAATCATTATAAACTAGATTCACTAATCACCTTAGTTGATGCAAAACACGCTCCAGAAACACTCAACAATCAAATAGAAGCACAAAAACAAGTTGGTTTCGCAGATATTATTTTAATATCTAAATCTGATTTAGTACCTCCTGAGAATCTAAATAATTTAAAACAAAGATTAATTAAAATAAACCCTAAAGCACCTATAAAGATATTAAATATAGATGTTTTAGATATAAACTATCTTCTTAACATAAGTGGTTTTAATCTAGATTCTGTATTGGATATAGATCCAAGCTTCTTACAATCAGAAGATCATACATGTACAGAAGAGTGCCATCACCATCATCATGATGGTATATCATCTTTTGTATTTCAATCATATAAACCATTCGATCCAGAAAAATTAGAAAACTTTCTATCACAAATCGTTCAAAAATATGGAACTGATATGTTACGATACAAAGGCATTTTATACATGAAAGGAATAGAAAATAAAATTTTATTCCAAGGTGTGCATATGATAATGGGAGCAGAACCAGCAGAAGTTTGGGCAAAAACAGAAAAACCCAATAATAAAATAGTATTTATTGGACAGAATCTACCAAAAGACATGTTCATACAAGGATTGGAACTATGTCTTATAAAATAAGACTTACTAAATTATAATTTCCATATTAATAATATCCATAATACAGGTTACTATCGGAGTAGTTGTATGACAGCAAATAAAGTAACAAGCATAGAAGACAAGTGCTCTGTACCCATGCATAACTTCAATGAACAAGATATATTAGCCATGTCTGAAGAAGATTATATGAATGATATACAGCTTGCTTTTTTTAAAAAAAAATTACAACAATTGGAACAAGAAATTCTCTTAAAAGCAGAAGCTACTACAGAATATCTCAAAGAAACACAATTTGTACCAGACCCAGCTGATCGTGCAACAATAGAAGAAGAACATGCCTTAGAACTAAAAAGTAGAGATAGAGAAAGAAAACTTTTAAAAAAGATACAGAAATCTATTGCTCGTATTGAGAGTAAAGACTACGGTTGGTGTGAGGAAACTGGAGAACCTATAGGTATACCAAGATTACTTGCCAGACCAACTGCAACTTTATCTCTAGAGGCTCAAGAAAGAAGAGAAATGCGCCAAAAATTATATGGTAAACAATAAAAATTCTCAGAAGTTTAATATATGCTAATTCTTAACTTATATACAAAAACTGTTAATTATTTTTTATATATAAATTTTCTAAATCAATTATGATTACAATAAAAGAACAAAACAGAAACAGGATAAGTTAATGGAAAATTTTCATGCAACCACTATAGTATGTGTAAGAAGAGGAAATGAAGTATCTATCGGCGGTGACGGTCAAGTAACTATGGGTAATATAGTAATAAAAAGCACAGCAAAAAAAATAAGAAAAATATATAAAGATAGAGTTCTATCGGGATTTGCTGGAGCAACTGCTGATGCATTTACTCTACAAGAACTCTTTGAAAAAAAATTAGAAAAATATTCAGGCAACTTAACTCGCTCCGCAGTAGAAATGACAAAAGAATGGAGAACAGATAAATTCTTAAGAAAACTAGAGGCCATGTTAATAGTAGCAGATAATTTCAATACTCTAATTCTGACAGGAAACGGTGACGTGTTGGAACCAGAACATGGATTGGCTACAGTAGGATCAGGAGGTCCTTATGCACATGCTTCAGCCTTGGCTTTACTACAAAACACCACCCTATCACCTCTTGAAATAGTCAAAAAATCATTAGAAATAGCAAGTGATATTTGTATTTATACAAATCAAAACCATACTATTGAAACTTTATAAATAAAGTATATTTTATTAAGAATTCTAGAATTCCCAAAAAAGGAAATTGTTTTATGCCATCAAGTACTAGCATGACTCCTAAAGAAATAGTTCATCAATTAGATAAGCATATTATTGGACAAAATCGTGCAAAAAAAGCAGTTGCTATAGCCCTACGAAATCGTTGGCGCCGCCAACAAGTACCAGAAGAATTACGCCAAGAAATACACCCCAAGAATATTCTAATGATTGGACCTACAGGTGTTGGGAAAACAGAAATAGCGCGCAGATTAGCAAAGTTAGTTGATGCTCCATTTATAAAAATAGAGGCAACAAAATTTACTGAAGTTGGCTATGTGGGTAGAGATGTTGATACTATTATTAGAGATTTAATAGAACAAGCTGTTAAGGAAGCTAGAGAAAAAGAAAAGAAATTAATTAGGTCACTGGCTGAAGAAGCAGCAGAAGAAAGAATTTTAGATATACTTATCCCTCCTTCCTCTAGTAATGATAATGATCAAATAACAACAGATAATACAGCTCGACAAAAGTTCAGAAAACGATTGCGAGAAGGGAAAATAGATGACTTAGAAATAGAAATATCTATCCCTGTAATATCAACTCATTTAGATGTTATGACTATACCAGGAATGGAAGAAATGGCAGATCAGATTAAAACAATGTTTTCTGGTATGACCCAAGATAAGAAGAAAAATAAAAAAATGCAAATTAAAAATGCATTTAAAATTCTAGTAGAAGAAGAAGAAAACAGAAGAATTAATGATGACGATATTAAATCTAAAGCAATTAAAAATGTAGAACAAAATGGAATAGTATTCCTAGACGAAATAGATAAAATCGCTACTCGTTATGGTTCTGATAATGCAGAAGTATCTCGTCACGGAGTACAACGAGACCTACTTCCTCTAGTAGAAGGCACATCTGTTAATACTCGTTATGGAGTTATAAAAACAGACCATGTGCTTTTCATTGCATCTGGAGCATTTCATTTATCAAAACCTTCTGATCTTATACCAGAATTACAAGGAAGATTTCCTATCAGAGTGGAATTAGACTCACTATCCATTAATGATTTCATACATATACTAAGAGATACTGATTCTTCATTAACAAAACAATATACATCTCTTCTAAATACAGAAAACATAAACATTCAATTCTCTGAAGATGGTATAGCTAAAATAGCTAACTTAGCTTTTTATGTAAATGAAACCAATGAGAATATTGGTGCAAGAAGATTATATACTGTTATGGAAAAACTACTAGAAAACCTTTCTTTTGAAGCTTCTGATATGGATGGGAAAGATATTATTATAAATGAGAAATATGTAGAAGAAGAATTAGGACAAATTACTTCCAATCAAGATCTTGCAAAATACATATTATAAAGAAGTAGCTAGTCCCTATTACAATAGGGATTAGCTACTTCTTTATATTTCTGATCAAATACTCTAATTTTAATTCATATAATGAATCTCACCATAGGATGTCTTCCTAGTGATTCATATATATAATTAAAATGATCGCGTGATAATACATAAATACTTACTGTCAAACTAATATATCGATTGGATTTACTAAAACTTGTTTCTATTTCTTTCTCAAAAACCAATCCTAATTCTGTAAGCAAATTAATTATTTCTTTATTAAAATTATCATTATTAACTCCTATTATTTTAATAGGAAAGGTGCCAGGATAATGACTAATCTCTTGTGTGGCATCATGATTCATAATTTTCTTAATATAAAATTATAGTGCTAACTTTGTGTTTACCCAACGCTTTATAAAATCTATAGATCTTCCTATCAACCCTGCTCTTTTAATATTTTGCAATGAAACAAGAGAGGTTGTTTTTAAAACTTTATCGTCAATAACAAATTGTAAAACACCCACTAATTGACCTTTCTGTACTGGAGCAATCAACGGCTCTATACGTTCCACAATAAATCTAACATCATTTAACCGGCCACGAGGAATAGCAAGCCATAATTTATCTGTTGAACCAAGTCTTACCTTATCTACAGTACCTTCCCAAACCCTAGCTTTTATTTGCTGCTCTTCCTCTTTGTCACATACAGAAATAGTATCAAAATTTTGAAATCCCCAATTCAATAACTTTAGACTTTCTTCTGTCCGAACAGATTCACTATCAACCCCCAATAAGACCACAAGCATTCTCCTATCTCCACGCAATGCTGTCGCCACGAGACAATAACCAGCAGAATCTGTATATCCTGTCTTCAAACCATCTACAGATACATCTGACCACAATAATCTATTTCTATTAGTTTGTGAAATATTATTATATGTAAATTCTTTCTGTTTATAATAGTGCAAAAAACGACTATGATCCTTAATCATTCTTGTTGATAGTATGGCTAAATCTCTAGCAGTAGTTATATGATCCTTTTGAGGTAATCCTGTAGAATTTACAAAATGAGTATTATTCATACCAAGATATTTAGCCTCTTGATTCATTAGAGCAACAAAAGAATCTTCATCACCACTAACAGATTCAGCTAAAGCTATAGAAGCATCATTTCCAGATTGGACAATAACACCTTGTAATAATTCATGAATAGAAATTTTTTTTCTAGGTTCAATAAACATTCTAGAACCACCTGTCTTCCATGCTTTATCTGAAACTGTTATAGTCTGATCTATATCCAATCTTTTATCATTTAATGCATTAAATGCTAAATATGATGTCATGATTTTTGTCAAAGAAGCAGGCTCAAGTTTTATATCTGGATTATATGAAGATAACACTTGTTCACTATTTACATCTACAACTATCCATGATTTAGCGGCTATTTTAGGGTTTGGAAATCTAGAAACTTCACTTACAGGTATAGATAATCTATTTGCATCCCCAGATATTGACAGAACATATGTTTCTTCGAAAGGCTTACTATAAGCATAAAAAGAGAGATTGAGA includes:
- a CDS encoding D-alanyl-D-alanine carboxypeptidase family protein, which translates into the protein MNLLLKLIFFIFYFVFLNLSFYAYSKPFEETYVLSISGDANRLSIPVSEVSRFPNPKIAAKSWIVVDVNSEQVLSSYNPDIKLEPASLTKIMTSYLAFNALNDKRLDIDQTITVSDKAWKTGGSRMFIEPRKKISIHELLQGVIVQSGNDASIALAESVSGDEDSFVALMNQEAKYLGMNNTHFVNSTGLPQKDHITTARDLAILSTRMIKDHSRFLHYYKQKEFTYNNISQTNRNRLLWSDVSVDGLKTGYTDSAGYCLVATALRGDRRMLVVLLGVDSESVRTEESLKLLNWGFQNFDTISVCDKEEEQQIKARVWEGTVDKVRLGSTDKLWLAIPRGRLNDVRFIVERIEPLIAPVQKGQLVGVLQFVIDDKVLKTTSLVSLQNIKRAGLIGRSIDFIKRWVNTKLAL
- a CDS encoding YbeD family protein; the protein is MNHDATQEISHYPGTFPIKIIGVNNDNFNKEIINLLTELGLVFEKEIETSFSKSNRYISLTVSIYVLSRDHFNYIYESLGRHPMVRFII
- the hslV gene encoding ATP-dependent protease subunit HslV, which codes for MENFHATTIVCVRRGNEVSIGGDGQVTMGNIVIKSTAKKIRKIYKDRVLSGFAGATADAFTLQELFEKKLEKYSGNLTRSAVEMTKEWRTDKFLRKLEAMLIVADNFNTLILTGNGDVLEPEHGLATVGSGGPYAHASALALLQNTTLSPLEIVKKSLEIASDICIYTNQNHTIETL
- the hslU gene encoding ATP-dependent protease ATPase subunit HslU, with the translated sequence MPSSTSMTPKEIVHQLDKHIIGQNRAKKAVAIALRNRWRRQQVPEELRQEIHPKNILMIGPTGVGKTEIARRLAKLVDAPFIKIEATKFTEVGYVGRDVDTIIRDLIEQAVKEAREKEKKLIRSLAEEAAEERILDILIPPSSSNDNDQITTDNTARQKFRKRLREGKIDDLEIEISIPVISTHLDVMTIPGMEEMADQIKTMFSGMTQDKKKNKKMQIKNAFKILVEEEENRRINDDDIKSKAIKNVEQNGIVFLDEIDKIATRYGSDNAEVSRHGVQRDLLPLVEGTSVNTRYGVIKTDHVLFIASGAFHLSKPSDLIPELQGRFPIRVELDSLSINDFIHILRDTDSSLTKQYTSLLNTENINIQFSEDGIAKIANLAFYVNETNENIGARRLYTVMEKLLENLSFEASDMDGKDIIINEKYVEEELGQITSNQDLAKYIL
- the dksA gene encoding RNA polymerase-binding protein DksA — protein: MTANKVTSIEDKCSVPMHNFNEQDILAMSEEDYMNDIQLAFFKKKLQQLEQEILLKAEATTEYLKETQFVPDPADRATIEEEHALELKSRDRERKLLKKIQKSIARIESKDYGWCEETGEPIGIPRLLARPTATLSLEAQERREMRQKLYGKQ
- a CDS encoding CobW family GTP-binding protein, giving the protein MESVKELKNMIPVTIITGFLGSGKTTLLNKILKEQHGNKLAVIENEFGSENIDTEILVHDTNEEIVELSNGCVCCTIRGDLIKTLSDLYEKLSKKQLDFERIIIETTGLADPGPLCQTFFINDYIANHYKLDSLITLVDAKHAPETLNNQIEAQKQVGFADIILISKSDLVPPENLNNLKQRLIKINPKAPIKILNIDVLDINYLLNISGFNLDSVLDIDPSFLQSEDHTCTEECHHHHHDGISSFVFQSYKPFDPEKLENFLSQIVQKYGTDMLRYKGILYMKGIENKILFQGVHMIMGAEPAEVWAKTEKPNNKIVFIGQNLPKDMFIQGLELCLIK